One stretch of Aeromicrobium fastidiosum DNA includes these proteins:
- a CDS encoding carbohydrate kinase family protein, protein MTILVVGDLVDDIGVRPLGAVNAASDTVSEIRMTAGGSAANVAAWLGHLGADVRFVGRCGADAVARHTSALVAYGVDARITGDPDLPTATIVLTLDDDADRTMYVDRAANTTLSAQHVPDDVWDDVAWLHLTGYSFFDDGVRPLALELVVEARRRGAGVSIDPSSLGFVEAAGREAVVEWLADADLVFPNDDEQGFLRLDRDGVVLTRGAQGASFAGASVAAAPADVVDTVGAGDAFAAGFLSRWVPARDADASLRAGAQAAAGCVSVRGARPVA, encoded by the coding sequence ATGACGATCCTCGTCGTCGGCGACCTGGTTGACGACATCGGCGTGCGTCCGCTCGGGGCGGTCAACGCGGCCAGCGACACCGTCTCGGAGATCCGGATGACGGCGGGCGGTTCGGCCGCCAACGTCGCCGCCTGGCTGGGACACCTGGGTGCCGACGTGCGCTTCGTCGGACGCTGCGGGGCCGACGCGGTCGCGCGTCACACGTCCGCGCTCGTGGCGTATGGCGTGGACGCGCGGATCACGGGCGACCCCGACCTGCCGACCGCCACGATCGTCCTGACCTTGGATGACGATGCCGACCGCACGATGTACGTCGACCGTGCGGCCAACACGACCTTGTCGGCCCAGCACGTCCCCGACGACGTGTGGGACGACGTGGCGTGGCTGCACCTGACCGGCTACTCGTTCTTCGACGACGGGGTGCGTCCGCTGGCGCTCGAGCTCGTCGTCGAGGCGCGACGTCGCGGTGCCGGCGTCAGCATCGACCCGAGCTCGCTGGGCTTCGTCGAGGCGGCGGGACGCGAGGCCGTCGTCGAGTGGCTGGCGGATGCCGACCTGGTCTTCCCGAACGACGACGAGCAGGGCTTCCTGCGGCTCGACCGTGACGGCGTCGTGCTCACTCGCGGAGCGCAGGGTGCCTCGTTCGCGGGAGCGTCGGTCGCTGCGGCTCCGGCGGACGTCGTCGACACGGTCGGGGCCGGCGACGCGTTCGCCGCGGGCTTCCTCAGCCGCTGGGTGCCGGCCCGGGACGCCGATGCGTCGTTGCGGGCCGGCGCACAGGCCGCGGCGGGTTGCGTCTCGGTGCGCGGGGCCCGTCCGGTCGCCTGA
- a CDS encoding pseudouridine-5'-phosphate glycosidase yields the protein MTLPLSISPAVQSALDEGRPVVALESTIISHGLPRPDNLHAARRFESILTGAGVVPATIAVLDGVLKAGLTDDELVRVAGEDIPKLSVRDLPIAIARGGSGATTVAATSFIANLAGIRVFATGGLGGVHRGASETFDESADLTILSQVPITVVSAGVKSILDIPATLERLETLSVPVLGYGTDRFPSFWLTDSGFELDWTVPDAAAVADVMTARDALGQQAGILVANPLPVAEQLDPAVHDRALTDALRMADEQGLTGKEVTPFLLLTIVELTGGESLAVNLKIAENNIRVAGEIALSWSAR from the coding sequence GTGACTCTTCCCCTCAGCATCTCGCCCGCCGTGCAGTCCGCGCTCGACGAGGGACGGCCCGTTGTCGCGCTCGAGTCGACGATCATCTCGCACGGCCTGCCGCGCCCCGACAACCTGCACGCCGCCCGCCGCTTCGAGTCGATCCTGACCGGCGCGGGCGTCGTCCCGGCGACGATCGCGGTGCTCGACGGCGTGCTCAAGGCGGGTCTCACCGACGACGAGCTGGTGCGGGTCGCCGGCGAGGACATCCCCAAGCTGAGCGTGCGCGACCTGCCCATCGCGATCGCCCGCGGCGGCAGCGGGGCCACGACCGTCGCCGCGACGTCGTTCATCGCGAACCTCGCCGGCATCCGCGTGTTCGCGACCGGCGGGCTCGGCGGCGTCCACCGCGGCGCGTCCGAGACGTTCGACGAGTCGGCTGACCTGACGATCCTGTCGCAGGTGCCGATCACGGTGGTGTCGGCCGGGGTGAAGTCGATCCTCGACATCCCCGCGACGCTCGAGCGCCTCGAGACCCTGAGCGTCCCGGTGCTCGGCTACGGCACCGACCGGTTCCCGAGCTTCTGGCTGACCGACTCCGGCTTCGAGCTCGACTGGACCGTGCCGGACGCCGCCGCGGTCGCCGACGTCATGACCGCCCGCGACGCCCTCGGCCAGCAGGCCGGCATCCTCGTCGCCAACCCGCTGCCCGTGGCCGAGCAGCTCGATCCTGCGGTGCACGACCGGGCGCTCACGGACGCGTTGCGGATGGCCGACGAGCAGGGCCTGACGGGCAAGGAGGTCACGCCGTTCCTGCTGCTCACGATCGTCGAGCTGACCGGCGGCGAGAGCCTCGCGGTGAACCTCAAGATCGCCGAGAACAACATCCGGGTGGCGGGCGAGATCGCCCTGTCGTGGTCGGCGCGATGA
- a CDS encoding dihydrofolate reductase family protein encodes MGRLIYSCNVSLDGYATDAEGSFDWSQPDEQVHAYIADVIRPMGTHLYGRRMYEVMSFWETVDDPDPFMVDFAQLWQAADKVVYSRTLAETSTARSRIERDFDVDAVRALVAASDTDVLIGGPELAGQAIAAGLVDEIHTFAHPILVGGGARWLPDGVRVDLELVDQHRFGQIVHLHHHVR; translated from the coding sequence ATGGGCCGGCTCATCTACTCCTGCAACGTCTCGCTCGACGGCTACGCGACCGACGCCGAGGGAAGCTTCGACTGGTCGCAGCCCGACGAGCAGGTGCACGCCTACATCGCCGACGTCATCCGTCCGATGGGCACGCACCTGTACGGCCGGCGCATGTACGAGGTCATGTCGTTCTGGGAGACCGTCGACGATCCCGACCCGTTCATGGTCGACTTCGCACAGCTGTGGCAGGCGGCCGACAAGGTCGTCTACTCCCGGACGCTCGCCGAGACGTCCACCGCCCGCTCCCGCATCGAGCGCGACTTCGACGTCGACGCGGTGCGGGCGCTCGTCGCGGCGTCCGACACCGACGTGCTGATCGGCGGGCCCGAGCTGGCGGGACAGGCCATCGCGGCCGGGCTGGTCGACGAGATCCACACCTTCGCCCACCCCATCCTGGTCGGAGGGGGCGCGCGGTGGCTGCCCGACGGCGTCCGCGTCGATCTCGAGCTCGTCGACCAGCACCGGTTCGGCCAGATCGTGCACCTGCACCACCACGTCCGGTGA
- a CDS encoding GNAT family N-acetyltransferase, whose amino-acid sequence MTERVTDLVIREDDLTGPEVVALLEQHLTDMHSHTPAESVHALDVASLRGDGVTFWSAWSDDTLAGCGALKQLDPTHAEIKSMRTADAFRGRGVASLVLAHLLDVARARGYRRVSLETGSNPPFVPARSLYERHGFTYVEPFGDYEADPWSVFMSLELV is encoded by the coding sequence GTGACCGAGCGCGTGACCGATCTCGTCATCCGCGAGGACGACCTCACGGGCCCCGAGGTCGTCGCCCTGCTCGAGCAGCACCTGACCGACATGCACAGCCACACCCCGGCCGAGAGCGTCCACGCCCTCGACGTCGCCAGCCTGCGCGGTGACGGCGTGACGTTCTGGAGCGCATGGTCGGACGACACCCTCGCGGGCTGCGGCGCGCTCAAGCAGCTCGACCCGACCCACGCCGAGATCAAGTCGATGCGCACTGCGGACGCCTTCCGTGGCCGCGGGGTCGCGAGCCTCGTGCTGGCGCACCTGCTCGACGTCGCCCGGGCGCGCGGCTACCGGCGGGTCAGCCTCGAGACGGGCAGCAACCCGCCGTTCGTCCCTGCCCGCAGTCTCTACGAGCGCCACGGGTTCACGTACGTCGAGCCGTTCGGCGACTACGAAGCCGATCCGTGGAGCGTCTTCATGTCGCTCGAGCTGGTCTGA
- the dcd gene encoding dCTP deaminase produces MLLSDRDILAEIEAGRVGLDPFDPGMIQPSSIDVRLDKFFRVFDNHKYPHIDPAADQSDLTREIEVASGEEFILHPGEFVLGSTYELVSLPDDIAARLEGKSSLGRLGLLTHSTAGFIDPGFSGHVTLELANVATLPIKLYPGMKIGQVCYFRLSSAADNPYGSEKYGSRYQGQRGPTASRSHANFHRTEI; encoded by the coding sequence GTGCTCCTCTCAGACCGAGACATCCTGGCCGAGATCGAGGCCGGACGGGTCGGCCTCGACCCCTTCGACCCCGGCATGATCCAGCCGTCCAGCATCGACGTCCGGCTCGACAAGTTCTTCCGGGTCTTCGACAACCACAAGTACCCGCACATCGACCCCGCGGCCGACCAGTCCGACCTGACGCGCGAGATCGAGGTCGCGTCGGGCGAGGAGTTCATCCTGCACCCCGGCGAGTTCGTGCTCGGCTCGACGTACGAGCTCGTGTCCCTGCCCGACGACATCGCCGCACGTCTCGAGGGCAAGTCGTCGCTCGGACGCCTGGGGCTCCTGACGCACTCGACCGCCGGCTTCATCGACCCCGGCTTCTCGGGGCACGTGACGCTCGAGCTGGCGAACGTCGCGACCCTGCCGATCAAGCTCTACCCGGGCATGAAGATCGGGCAGGTCTGCTACTTCCGGCTGTCGTCCGCGGCCGACAACCCGTACGGCTCGGAGAAGTACGGCTCGCGCTACCAGGGCCAGCGCGGCCCCACGGCGTCCCGCTCCCACGCCAACTTCCACCGCACCGAGATCTGA